The following coding sequences are from one Bacteroidota bacterium window:
- a CDS encoding energy transducer TonB: MKNKIVFSLLLLIVINGISQPSKFEYFGRLNPSVKKDKLNDAKFVTDLSPVLWHLLILPNKDRVELDEQRKLNYPLGFFAYPQGGYNTIVDYVSVEISTTHNGVVVTSTGAKEALTTEQKNNIKSADLGSDINVVIRFKYKKQLSNTIVANKLIEGNLNITVVPASEAEFPGGNKQLTNYLNENIFEKVSEKKAFRNLPQAVVKFSVDEHGKVMNVKMSRSSMDATTDLQIINAINKMPNWKPAKNSNGKNVAQEFQIPFGMSGGC; this comes from the coding sequence ATGAAAAATAAAATCGTTTTTTCGCTATTACTTTTAATCGTGATCAATGGGATTTCTCAACCTTCCAAATTTGAGTATTTCGGCAGACTTAATCCATCTGTAAAAAAAGATAAATTGAATGATGCCAAATTTGTTACAGACCTTTCGCCTGTGTTGTGGCACCTACTGATTTTGCCTAACAAGGATCGTGTTGAACTGGACGAACAAAGAAAATTAAATTATCCGCTGGGCTTTTTTGCATATCCTCAAGGTGGTTATAATACAATTGTAGATTATGTTTCGGTTGAAATTTCTACGACACACAATGGTGTTGTTGTAACATCCACAGGGGCAAAAGAAGCGCTAACAACCGAACAAAAAAACAACATCAAGAGTGCTGACCTGGGAAGTGATATCAATGTTGTTATTCGGTTCAAATACAAGAAGCAATTAAGTAATACAATTGTGGCCAACAAGTTAATAGAAGGCAATTTGAATATCACCGTGGTACCAGCATCAGAAGCGGAATTTCCGGGTGGCAATAAGCAGTTGACAAATTATCTGAATGAAAATATTTTTGAAAAAGTTTCTGAGAAAAAAGCGTTCCGAAATCTCCCACAAGCAGTTGTAAAGTTTAGTGTTGATGAACACGGCAAAGTGATGAATGTAAAGATGTCACGTTCGTCAATGGATGCAACAACAGATTTACAAATTATAAATGCGATTAACAAAATGCCGAATTGGAAACCGGCAAAAAATTCAAACGGCAAAAATGTTGCACAGGAATTTCAAATTCCATTTGGGATGTCAGGAGGGTGTTAA
- a CDS encoding anaerobic ribonucleoside-triphosphate reductase activating protein, translated as MRVDVAKPIYNITPFTLLDYPHKTACILWFAGCNMRCLYCYNPDIVLGKGKLSFHEALNFLKTRINLLDGVVLSGGECTLHKGCINLITEIKKMGLLVKIDTNGTAPLILDCLIREKLIDYVALDFKAPTEMFKFITNSNLYSKFIYSLKLLINSNVPFEVRTTIHSSLLAQKDIQKMIEVLEKFDYRGTYYIQKFMNDTDTLSGIENSELNPINFTSLNTKLSVVLRN; from the coding sequence ATGAGAGTAGATGTCGCTAAGCCAATTTACAACATCACTCCATTTACTCTGTTGGATTACCCTCATAAAACAGCCTGCATTTTATGGTTTGCAGGCTGTAATATGAGATGTTTATATTGTTATAATCCAGATATAGTATTAGGTAAAGGAAAGTTGTCATTTCATGAGGCTTTAAATTTTTTAAAAACTAGAATTAATTTATTGGATGGTGTAGTTTTGAGTGGAGGGGAATGCACCCTTCATAAAGGTTGTATTAACCTCATAACGGAGATAAAAAAGATGGGGTTATTAGTTAAAATCGATACAAATGGAACAGCCCCCCTCATATTAGATTGTTTAATACGAGAAAAATTAATTGACTATGTCGCACTTGATTTTAAGGCGCCAACAGAGATGTTTAAATTTATAACAAACTCTAACTTGTATTCTAAGTTTATCTATAGCCTTAAATTATTAATTAATAGTAATGTTCCCTTTGAGGTAAGAACTACAATTCACTCATCTCTTTTGGCTCAAAAGGATATTCAAAAAATGATAGAAGTTTTGGAGAAGTTTGATTATAGAGGGACTTACTATATTCAAAAATTTATGAATGATACAGATACATTATCAGGAATAGAAAACTCGGAACTAAATCCTATTAACTTCACTTCTCTTAATACAAAATTATCAGTTGTCTTAAGAAATTAG
- a CDS encoding Crp/Fnr family transcriptional regulator, whose translation MQIDADILITWGAIAKKFKKGDFIFHEGDHPRYYYQIIEGTVKMFNANLDGKEFTQSEFKTGRSFGEPPIFIDENYPSSAVACQDSIVLKLSKEKFLEILDEYPVYQKQMIILFAKRIYSKATTAREIINNTPESRIIGFLNDFKKKNNRESEKVEIPYTRQEIANYTGLRVETVIRTLTKMKTKKIVQIVERKLIY comes from the coding sequence ATGCAAATTGACGCTGATATATTAATAACATGGGGGGCTATAGCTAAAAAATTCAAAAAGGGTGATTTTATTTTTCATGAAGGAGATCACCCTAGGTATTATTATCAAATAATTGAAGGAACCGTTAAAATGTTTAATGCCAATTTAGACGGAAAAGAATTTACCCAATCAGAATTTAAAACTGGACGCAGTTTTGGTGAGCCACCCATTTTCATTGATGAAAACTACCCTTCTTCAGCTGTTGCTTGTCAGGACTCAATTGTTTTGAAATTATCAAAAGAGAAATTTTTAGAAATTTTAGATGAATATCCTGTGTATCAAAAACAAATGATTATTCTTTTTGCTAAGCGAATATATAGTAAAGCTACAACCGCCAGAGAAATTATAAACAATACGCCTGAGTCAAGAATAATAGGGTTTCTGAATGATTTTAAAAAGAAAAACAATCGAGAAAGTGAGAAGGTTGAAATCCCTTATACTCGCCAAGAGATTGCTAATTATACTGGATTAAGAGTAGAAACGGTTATTAGGACTTTAACAAAAATGAAAACTAAAAAAATAGTTCAGATAGTTGAACGCAAACTCATATATTGA